TAGCTTGTCGCCGACGGCGGAACCAAACCATCCCGACGACGATTGCTAAGGGTACCCCGATGATTCCGATCGCTTGGACCCAGGCACTCATGAGCACGATTTTGTTGACCAGCGAATTATGTTGGTCCGCGGTCACAGGCATTTGACCGGCGTACTTGGCAACGTGGTGCAGCAGGTTCACGGCTAACGATTCATTGGGAATGTTTTGGTGGCACGCTAGACAAGCGCCTTCGCGGCTCATCCGTGCTCGTTCGTCGTTATTGAGTGCTCGCGACAACTTAAAGTGGTGCCCGATCGTTTGCAGTTGATTGCCTTCCTCATCCACGATCCGGGACCAATCATCCGGCAAATTTTCAATCGATTCGAGTTGGGGTTTCGTTTTCTTAGGAAGAATCGTTCCGTCGACGGTTTCCAAATCCACAAACACGCGGTCGCTAGGCGGACGCGTCGAGCGACCACCGTCGATCCCGTAACCCAGCGCCTTCTCCGACGCGTGACACGACTCACAACTGCGAGCGTTCTTGGTCATCGTGTGGGGCTGCGTCGGCGACATATCAATCGCGAGCTGTCCGCCGTCGCCACCACCTTCGGTGCCTTCGGGTGTCTTGAAAATATGGTTCGTTAAGATCGGCTTGCCATCCGCGCCGATTACCGTGACCGATGGCTGACACCCCGGTGCGAGCGGCGTGACACGGCCTTCGCCATTGACGCCCAACATCGGTTCTTCCCAACGCAAGTAGCTGCGATTCTCGGTGATCTTGCCAGGGATAATCGTGTCGTAACCTGTCTCGCCTCGATCCGTGCGGTGCTCGGGTTCTTGGTGCTTCCGTCCCGCTGCCACCCAATCAAAATTGGACTTCGACTCATTGCATTCGGGACACTGATCTTTTTGGGAAAAGTCGATCTTCACATGGCATCCGTAACACTGTGGTGCCCAAGACGCATGACATGAATAGCATTCCATTTCCTTCAAGTGGCTCGCGACGCCACTCATCGCAACGGTGCCTTCCAAACTCAGCTTGCCAGTGTCTTTGATCTTTTTAAGAGTCGACGTGCGAATGTCCTTGCCAGCGGCAGTGTGCACAATAATGTCCTTACCATCGCGAACGACATTCCCATAAGGATTGCCTCGTGCAGTCAACAAATATCCGTCTTGAGGGTCATAAATCGTGCCTTGGGAAGTATGCGATTCCAGTTGGGTCGTGAGTCCCCGTGGGGCTCCCGTGGCGGCCGAATCCTGATACTCATCCATAAATCCCAGCGGTAAGTCCCAAGGGTAAATATCCGGTGTACCGTGGCAATCACTGCATTCAATTTGCACCGACCCCAGATTAGCGGCTGCTAAGAACCCGTCACCGTGCACGTCAATTGACGTGTGGCAATCTTGGCAAGTCATGCCTTTTTGGTAGTGAATGTCCTGTTCCATTGCGATGTAATGCTTCGTGTGCAACTTCGGTTGCGCCGATCCATCAGCCGCATAAGGTGCCTCGTAAGGCGTCTCCATCAACCCCTGAAACGAAACACCGATTCGTTTGCCGCGATCGTGACACGTCGTGCAGGTTTCCACCGGAATCCCCGAATACGTTTCCTCATGCACGGTGACCTTGGCTTCCCGTGTACCCTGGATGCTGTGCACCAACATGTGCCCCGGAGACTCATGGTCGATCGATGGGTCATCGCCCTCATAAAAGGCTTCGTTTCCATAGGGAACATGACATGCGCTACAGCCCATGCCTCGATAATCACCTCTTTCTTGGCGTCCTTTGACCGCTAAGTGACAACGCTGGCATTCCTGACGAATGTAGGTGTACGCCGCCAAAGTCGGGTCTTCGTTGAGTTGATCCAATTGATCGAAGCGGAGTGCTTCTGGCAACGCTTCATGCCGGTCAACGAACACTTGCGGTTCCATTTCCTTCAGCTTCGCCATGTATGCCTTGTAGGCTTTGCTTCCTGAGCGGGCGTCGGGGTCACTGGGGTTTTCGACCGCGTAGTTTCCGTACTTGTGCTCATACCCGGTCAGCCCACCAAACGACCAACAAACCCCTTGGATCTTTCCAGCCTCGGTCATCATCAAGCTTCGCCACTGCACATCCACATGCGTTGGGTGACATCGACCGCAAGTGTCCTCATTCACCCAGGGCGACCCTGGATCGGGATAGAAGTCATCGCCACCGTGGGCAATGGCTTTGTCTTGTGTTTCCGTGGGATCGCCGTTGTGGCAGACAATGCAGCCAGCGTTGTCTCCCAGTTCGGCGCCCAAGGCCATGATCTGCTGCATCATTTCGGATCCCGACTCGCGGATCAGTTCAATTTCCCCGTGGCAGGCCATGCATCCGCTGGACGCCGATTCCGGGAAGGCGTCCAGCATTTTCTCGCCCGCCATTGATGGCGCTGACGGCATCGCAACGAGTGCGAGCGTTGCTAGAGCAAAAGCCGATAGGATTTGTCGTGCCAACTGTCGAGGCGTCTGGACCGAACACATAAAGACTGATCGTGGGACGAGAGTGATGAGAAGTCGCGTCAGCATACCGGGAATGTTCGCCAACTTCGTCTCTACACCCACCAACTTGCTTGATTCTTCACTGGCAAACGCCACAACGCTCAGAATTCGCCGGTCGACTGGTATCGCTAGCTCTGTTGACGCTGGGTCGCTTGCCCACGGATTCATCCAAAAGTTCACAAACCAAGGCGTGCCCGATTTGCGAATTGCAATAAATGCCTGATTCACCAAGACACCAGTGATTCGTTCAGTCTAATTCTTAGGATGCGACCGGGCGGCTTGCGCCGTTCCGCTACGTTTTGTCTTTTTCCCGGTTGAATTTCGAAGTCTGGCGACTCCGGCTACCGGAAGATTGAGAGCTAGCAAAGCACGAGCGATTCCTCCAAGTTTAGTTTTTGGGTTGATCTTTCCGTGGCGTAGGCTTCTAGCCTGCGATTTTTGATGAGCATGAATTAGCAGGCAGGACGCACCCCACGTTTCAATCTGGACAAAGAACTAACGAGGGTTTCTACCTAACCGAATGCCCCAATCCATTCCTTCCCCACCAACGGTTCTCTCGATGTCGACGATCCATCCTGAAAAGATGATTCGCCCCAAACGTAAGATCACGGGCATGTCCGCGATCTTGTTGCCTTATCAAGCCGACGGCCAAATCGACTGGACCGGTTTCGATGGGCACGTGGTCAGTACCCTCGATGCCGGCCTGACTCCCGCGATCAACATGGACACGGGCTACGCCAACCTAATCGACGAAGACACTCGTACCGAAGCTTTGCGACGCACCCAAGAACTGGCGTCTGGTCGAAGCTACTTAGGCGGTGTCTTTGTGGGCGATCAGTCCGGGGCCGATTTCAATGCGGATGCTTACGCCAAAGGGATTCAGGCGGTGCAGTCGTTTGGGGGAACTCCGATTCTGTTCCAGTCATTTGGCCTGACTTCGGGTAGCGAAGACGACATTTTCAATGCCTACAAAACACTCGCCCAACACTGCGATTCGTTTTATGCCTTTGAACTCGGCCAAATGTTCGCTCCGTTCGGGAAGATCTATTCACTGGATCTCTACAAGCGTTTGATGGGCATCGGGAACTGCCTCGGAGCCAAGCACTCATCCTTGGATCGTTCACTGGAATGGCAGCGAATTGAGTTACGCGACCAAACTCGCCCCGAGTTCTTGGTGTTAACCGGGAATGATCTCGCCATCGACATGGTGATGTACGGCAGCGACTATTTGCTGGGACTCAGCACGTTCCATCCCGCTGCGTTTGCCGCTCGGGACCGGATGTGGGCCGAAGGCGACGAGCGGTTCTATCAGCTCAACGACTTGCTGCAGTACCTGGGCACTTTTGCGTTTCGCGACCCCGTGCCGGCCTACAAGCACTCCGCAGCGATGTTCTTGAAACTTCGCGAGCGGATTGCGACCAATCAAACGCACCCCAACAGCCCCACTCGTCCAGATTCGGACATTGAAATCCTCAAGCTTATCGTCCGCGATCTAGACACCTATTTGGAGACCCTATGAGCACTCCCTACCCACGAATTGCCGGACTGAAAGATTACCAAGCGTTCACGGAGCACTTGAAACAGTCCAACATCGAAATGCCTGGCGACGAAGAAGTGCGTTCCGGCTCAGACAGCCCTTTGGGAAAACCACTGGAAGTCCATGGCCGCACCATTGGCAATCGCTTTTGCATCCTGCCGATGGAAGGTTGGGACGGTACTCGCGACGGGAAACCAACCGAACTGACTCGCCGCCGCTGGCGCAATTTCGGCTTAAGCGGTGCCAAGTTAATTTGGGGCGGCGAAGCAGTCGCGGTGCGGAACGACGGACGGGCGAACCCGAACCAATTGGTCATCAACGAAACCAACCTCAGCGACATCGCCTCGCTACGACAAGAACTGGTCGAGGCACACGAGGAAGCGTTCGAAACCAGTGACGACCTGATGGTTGGCATCCAACTGACTCATTCAGGACGCTTCGCACGGCCCAACGATAAAAAGCGACTCGAACCACGAACCGTTCAGCGAAACACGGCGTTGGACCGACGCGCCGGCGTGACAGACGACTCAGCAATCTTGAGTGATGATGAACTGAGCCAGCTGATTGATGACTTCATCGTCGCCGCCGTCGCTGCTGAAAAGGCCGGCTTCGCTTTTGTTGATGTCAAACATTGCCACGGATACCTGGGCCATGAATTGCTAGCTGGCGTCGACCGCCCCGGCCGATACGGCGGCAGCCTCGAGAATCGGTCTCGGTTCTTACGCGAAATCGTTGAGGGCATTCGCGGTGCTACCCAGCTCGAAATTGGTGTCCGGTTATCTGTCTTCGACTACGTTCCCTTTTGTCCGGGTGAAGATCGAACCGGTGTCCCCGACGCGGACGCGGAACCGCACAAGGTGTTCGGCTCAACGCCCGATGGCCTGGGGATGGATCTGACCGAGCCATCGAAGTTCATTCAGCTCATGCATGACCTGGGTATCCGCATGGTCTGCACGACCGCCGGCAGCCCCTACTACAACCCACATATCCAGCGTCCGGCGTACTTCCCACCCAGCGATGGCTACCATCCACCCGAGGACCCCTTGGCCGGCGTGGCCCGGCAGATCGCCGCAGTGGCCCAACTGAAACAAGATCACCCCGAGATGCTGTTCATTGGGTCCGGCTACACGTACCTGCAAGACTACCTGCCAAATGTCGGGCAAGCGGTTGTCGATCGCGGCATGGCCGATTCCATTGGCCTGGGCCGGATGGTGCTGTCTTATCCGGACTTGCCCGCCGATGTACTCCGGGGCAGCGTCTGGCAGCGCAAGAAGGTTTGCCGCACGTTCAGTGACTGCACAACCGCACCGCGACAAGGCATCATCAGCGGCTGCTATCCACTGGACCCGTTCTACAAGAAGATGGACGAGCGAAAGCAACTTCAAGAAATCAAGAAGGCACTCGCCAACCCAGCATAAAGTCGGCTGATCGACAACGTTCAAACAAAAAACGGACGGGCAGTATTGCCCGTCCGTTTTTTTGTTGCTTCACTCAAGGAAGAGCGGCGAATCAATCGCCGCTTCTAACACTTAATCGCTTACGAGACCTTGGCCTTGGTGCGAGCTTCTCGCAGACCGCGGCTCAAGATGTCTCGCAGCATCGGTGAGTAGTCTTCGTACTTGTTTTGGTCCGGAGCACCATTGCTGAACTGATAGATCGCATCGCGAGGTTTCACACCCAGTGCAATTCCGCTCTGGCAACCTCACGTGCGTTTGATTCTAGTTACTGCCGCCGGTTGCCAACCATGCGAACTGCAAAAGCGTTCCATGCCCGATGACGTTCGCTACGAAACTGTGGACATCGCGAGGGTGAACGCAAAGGGCCACAACATCCGCATGACGCCAACGCTGATGGTTTTCGTCGGTGGAAAACTCGAACACACCTCCAGCGGCCTACTTCGCGGCGACCGCTTGCAAGCGTTCCTGGACCGCTCGGGCGTCGGCGAAAGCGACGACGCCGATTTGTCCGACAACCTGAGCCCATGGAGCAACCCTCGCCGCTCGTACCGTGACTTTGAAAGAGGCCCCATCCGCGACCGCTTCGCGTGGTGGCTGCTTGGCAAATGGCTTGGCTTCGATGGCGCCGGTTTGATGATGATTTTACCCTGGCTACTAAAAGCAAGACGAAGCAGTCAGAATAGGACGCATAAAGAAAAGTCCCGGTGGAAGGTGAGCAATCGCCAAACAGTCAGGCGCAAGCGACCCAAAATGAAGCAATAGGCAAGGCATTCATGCGAGATTTACTACGCGATTCCGGCATCGCGGTCGATTTTGAGCTGCAATGACGGGTGTTTGCTAGGATAAGCGTGGGGTAGAGCGACGAAAGACGCATCATTTTGTGCGGCGGAGCATGTTGCGATCTGGACGCTCACTAGCGGAATTTGGTTTAAACCACCGTCCGGTTCGCTTCAGCCCGCGATAAGTCTGACATTCACTTGACTCTTACTTAATTGATTCATTGGCCACAGCGACGCAAATCAAAGCACTCATTGACAGCTACGGATCGGGCGATGACGCCCGATTTCGGTCGGTGGCGATGCAGATTGCGGCCTCGGCAGCAAAGAAGGGGCAACAACGTCTGGCAGACCAACTTCGAGAGATGCTCGAGACAATGCCTCGTCAACCCGTGACGTCGCCGACAGTGGGCCGAGCCAGAGCGGTTCCTATCTCGAAACCACCCGAGTCGCTTGAAGAGCTGGTCGTCGCCAGCTACCCAAACACGAAACTCGCAGACATGGTTCTTGCGGATCGGCATCGGCAAATGTTGGAGACGTTAGTCAAAGAGTATCGCGACCGAGACGCATTGGAAGCACATGGTTTGACGCCGCGAAGACGCCTGCTATTGGTGGGGCCGCCGGGTTGCGGGAAGACAATGACCGCTGCCGCACTTGCCGGGCAGTGCAAACTGCCTTTGATCGAAGTGCAATTGCATTCGCTCATGAGTCGATACTTAGGTGAAACAGCAACACGCTTGTTCCAAATCTTTGAAGTGATGGGAAAAAGCCCCGGTGTCTATCTCTTCGACGAGTTTGACGCGATCGGAGCTGTGCGGGATGCATCCGGCGACGTCGGTGAGGTCAGGCGTGTATTGAATTCATTCTTACAATTCCTGGAACGCTACGACGGTCAAGGCTTTGTCGTAGCGGCAACAAACCTGCTGTCGCTACTAGACCATGCGCTGCATCGGCGTTTTGATGCGATCATGCACTACGCGTTGCCGGAACCGGGCGATGCGCAGAACCTAATTAAGAACCGTTTATCGGCTTTCAAACTATCAATTGACGACTGGGAAGCCATCGAGAAAGCATCGAGCGGTTTAAGCCACGCGGACATCGTTGCATCCGCAGAGGCAGCCGCCCGCCAGATCGTGCTAAGCGGTGGGAAATGCATTAGGATTGACAACCTTCTGGACTGCCTGACGGAGCGGTCTGCCGTCCGATCACCTATGACTAGCACTTGCGATGCCGCCCGCCAACCAACCGTTACGCCATCTTCGGATTCTTGATAGTACACTCGAGCAGTCTTTTACTGCCTACGGCGGCGGTGGTGGTGAATACAACGTTCCGGGGCGTGAACGAAAAACGCATGCCGCCAAGCTGCGCGGCCAGTTAAAGGCAGCCAGTGACGAGGTCACAAGTCGGGGCGCAATTGATGAAAGCGGACGGTGTTTGATCACCTATCAGCTGACCGAGGATGCGGATGATGTTCTCGATAGTCTAGACCGCTCATTATCTAGAATTCGCATTCGTAGTGCGCACAAAGACGAATCTGGTTGGCGAGTCGTGGTCTCTCTTCCGATCAAGAAATTCAAGATCGTTGACAACGTCTTGTCTCGTTACGAAACGAAGAACAATGACTCCGATGACCCAGACTCTCGACCAAAGGGAGAACCTCTCGTAGCAAGGATCGACGCGATAGCGGCTACCATTCAAGAAGACCTTTGGACAGACGCTAGACCACTGCCCTCGCCGGGCGAAGAGATATGGTGGGAAGTTTGGCTAGAAGAGCTGCAGGTGGAAAGTACAGCACAGCCAACCACACTGGAGACATTTACACAGGCAGCCGCTTTAGCCGGATTCACGATACCAACGAACTTGCGGGCGACTCGCTTTCCCGAGCGTGTTGTGCTACTTGTGCGTGGTGCGATTGAGTTTTGGCAGTCGAGCCCTTTATTGTTGCTACCGGTTGCAGAACTTCGAGCCGGCAAGTCCATCGCAGCCGATTTCGATGATTTACAGCCACGTGAATCGGCCGAGTTCGCTCACGAGTTGGCCGAAGTTCTTTCGCCACCGTCAGCCGATTCTGCAGCGGTCAGCCTGCTCGATACCGGCATCCGTTCGGGGCACCCTCTGCTCAAACCATTCGTTGATGAAAGGTGTGTCGGCACTATTGATCCCGCTTGGTCGGCAGCGGATAGCGGCGAACAACATGGAACAGCAATGGCGGGGATCGCAGCCTATAACGACCTGACTCCCGTCATGCTCGGGCAGTCGCCTCCACCGGCACCGATCGTTTTGGAAAGCATGCGTTTAGTCGGTCCATCTGATGAAGATCGAACGGACTTGTTTGGGGAAATGACTGCCGAAGCCGTTGATCGGCTGCAGAGTATAGAACCGTCGCGGAAGCGGGCAATTTGTATCACGTCAACCACGGGCGATCCTCGTGAGGGCGCCTTGCCATCTTCATGGTCTGCGAGCCTTGACCAGATTGCAGCGGGAGTCAGGATCAATGCGGATCAAACAATCGACAGGAATCTAGGGCAGCAACTACTATTCGTGGCGGGTGGGAACCTGCGAAACGAAATTGCCGACCCGACGATGAACTACCCGATGGTCGAACGACCCGATTTTGGTATCGAAGATCCAGGTCAAAGCTGGAATGCAATAACAGTCGGAGCGGTTACTGATAAAGTCGATTGTGGACCAGGTTTTGATAAGCATGTCCCTATCGCACGTCCCGGACAGCTAAGCCCAACCAGTCGAACCTCAAACACTTGGATAGACCAGAAGCAACAGCAATGGCCGCTGAAGCCCGACCTTGTTTTCGAGGGAGGCAATTGGGCAAAGGACGATAGCGGTCGAGCTTGCGACCTCGAGGGTTTAGGACTTCTAACGACATGCCTTGATCCGACAAGCGGTCGGCTTGTCACCGTCACGCGAGACACCAGTCCTGCGACAGCAGCGGTTAGCGGCATGGCGGCTAGATTCTGGAACGAGTACCCGGATCTTTGGCCTGAAACCATCCGAGCCGTTATGGTGCATACGGCGGAATGGGATCATGGTTCCAAAAACCAAGTTCCCGCCACAACAAAGACCGAATTCCAAACCCGGCTTCGTCATTTTGGCTACGGGCGTCCAGACCTCGATCGAGCGAGATACAGTCTGAAGAACAAACTGAATTTGATTTACGAAGGAGAACTCCAGCCATTTCGTATGGATGCATCGGACAAAAAGGCTAAAGCCAATCAAATGCACCTGCATCGGCTTCCTTGGCCAACCCGCTCGCTGAACCAACTCGGATCTGTCGATATAGAGATGCGGGTGACCCTTTCTTACTTTATCGAGCCATCCCCTGGTCGACGCGGTTGGGGCGACTCCTTTCGGTACGCCAGCCACGGACTGCGTTTCGATGTCAAATCCCCAACGGTTACCACCGAACGCCTAATCGCTCAGTACAACAGCGAGGAGAAAGATCTAAAAACAGGCGATTTTGCCGGTCTGTCGGATCGATGGGTGATCGGTAGTCAGGGGCGTACTCGTGGATCTTTGCACAGCGATTGGTGGACAGGAACCGCCGCAGAGCTGGCGGCTTCCGGCGAGATCATCGTCTATCCAACTACGGGATGGTGGCGAGAACGTAAGCATCTCGGCCAGGTCGAAAGCAAAGCCCGTTACAGCTTAGTCGTTCCATTGTCGGCTCCATCCGTTACTGCGGATCTGTATAGCGAGCTCGTGAATGAAGTCACCGTGGCTGCGTTGTAAACATTTGGGTTGGAGACCTAATGTGCAGCCGTGTTGGTGCTGGAGCATCGTTCGGGCGATGGAGGCTCCACTTGTCACACCAATAAACCCCGGCCTGCTCGTTCCTCGCTAGCACCGGTGCTTGTCCGTGCGCCTGCGTTTCAACGCTTCATTCTGCTCGCCGCCGCGACACGTAGCCTCCATTCGCTCCTCACTGCGGACACGTCACGCGACGGCTCCGCATTCTAGCGTGACCCACGCCGGGCTTCTGAGCCCGGGGCAGGTTGTCAGCAAGCGGTTAGCCACTTCTTTCGAAGGTTCAACGTCGTCGTCGCCCCGTTCGGGACTTGTTGGTTGGCGTGCTTTCGCACGTTTACTCAATCGTGCTTCTTACCGCACTGTGGTTCGCTTTCGCTCTCCGCGTTGTTTCCTCCGGTGGCTACATCCGTTATACGCGGCTTCACTGGGTTGATCCCATTTGGCTGTGACTTATCGATCACGACCTTGATCCGCCGTGCTGGGCCCAATGGGCGAACATTCGCTACATCGATGCGATCTACGACGTTTGAGAACTTCACTACCCGGCTGAACTGTAATCGCATCCGTCGGCATCGCATTCGGTGAAGGCCAATGCAGGAGCGTCAACGTGCTCGACCAAGTCGGTGCTGCGGCTACGACGTACCGATGTCGCCATCTGCCGTGCCCTCGCTTCGCACCAAAACCGACGGCGAAATCAGAACATCTCCGCCTTCGCTGTTTCCTATACCGCTATTCGCTGGTGCATTCGCTACCGCACTCCTCCAACGAAAAAGGACAGGCAAGTTTGCCTGTCCTTTTAAGAGTGCGTGCGTTTGAGGCTTGGTGCCAAACCAGCCGCTTAAGAGACCTTAGCCTTGGTGCGAGCTTCTCGCAGACCGCGGCTCAAGATGTCACGCAGCATCGGTGAGTAGTCTTCGTACTTGTTTTGGTCCGGAGCACCATTACTGAACTGATAGATCGCATCACGGGGCTTCACACCCAGTGCAATCAGCGAACTGCTGACCGTTGCGTAGTCACCCTTCCGGACGACCATGCTAGGACGACCTGGGCCGACGGGAGCCCGAGCGAACACCTTGCTGGCCACAGCCAAGAACTTGACGGGTGAATCAAGTGTTTGCAGCGTCAACAAGCGGCGAGCCAATTGAACACGAGCATCGTCAGGGTCGTTCAAGTTACGAGCGCCGATGATATTCAGGCCCTCGTGCATTTCGACGACCTCTTGACGTTCGTCGGCGTGGATCGCATAACCGGCTTTTGCATCAGCAATGATGATGTTGCAGCCTTCGTAGCGATTCTTGGCAAACTCAGTCTGAGCTTTTTCAAGAGCACGCCGCGATGACGTGCAGCGAAGCAGGTCCATAGCGAGTTGACCACGCGAACGTTGGCCGAACAAAGGCGTGACCGTGGCTCGATTTGTTAAGCCAACAAATAGACCGTTTTGATTCACACCCAACCAAGTGCCACCGCCTTTTTGATCGATCCCACATAGGACTCGGGGTTTTCCCGATTGGATC
This window of the Neorhodopirellula lusitana genome carries:
- a CDS encoding multiheme c-type cytochrome, producing the protein MNQAFIAIRKSGTPWFVNFWMNPWASDPASTELAIPVDRRILSVVAFASEESSKLVGVETKLANIPGMLTRLLITLVPRSVFMCSVQTPRQLARQILSAFALATLALVAMPSAPSMAGEKMLDAFPESASSGCMACHGEIELIRESGSEMMQQIMALGAELGDNAGCIVCHNGDPTETQDKAIAHGGDDFYPDPGSPWVNEDTCGRCHPTHVDVQWRSLMMTEAGKIQGVCWSFGGLTGYEHKYGNYAVENPSDPDARSGSKAYKAYMAKLKEMEPQVFVDRHEALPEALRFDQLDQLNEDPTLAAYTYIRQECQRCHLAVKGRQERGDYRGMGCSACHVPYGNEAFYEGDDPSIDHESPGHMLVHSIQGTREAKVTVHEETYSGIPVETCTTCHDRGKRIGVSFQGLMETPYEAPYAADGSAQPKLHTKHYIAMEQDIHYQKGMTCQDCHTSIDVHGDGFLAAANLGSVQIECSDCHGTPDIYPWDLPLGFMDEYQDSAATGAPRGLTTQLESHTSQGTIYDPQDGYLLTARGNPYGNVVRDGKDIIVHTAAGKDIRTSTLKKIKDTGKLSLEGTVAMSGVASHLKEMECYSCHASWAPQCYGCHVKIDFSQKDQCPECNESKSNFDWVAAGRKHQEPEHRTDRGETGYDTIIPGKITENRSYLRWEEPMLGVNGEGRVTPLAPGCQPSVTVIGADGKPILTNHIFKTPEGTEGGGDGGQLAIDMSPTQPHTMTKNARSCESCHASEKALGYGIDGGRSTRPPSDRVFVDLETVDGTILPKKTKPQLESIENLPDDWSRIVDEEGNQLQTIGHHFKLSRALNNDERARMSREGACLACHQNIPNESLAVNLLHHVAKYAGQMPVTADQHNSLVNKIVLMSAWVQAIGIIGVPLAIVVGMVWFRRRRQAKV
- a CDS encoding dihydrodipicolinate synthase family protein, which translates into the protein MSTIHPEKMIRPKRKITGMSAILLPYQADGQIDWTGFDGHVVSTLDAGLTPAINMDTGYANLIDEDTRTEALRRTQELASGRSYLGGVFVGDQSGADFNADAYAKGIQAVQSFGGTPILFQSFGLTSGSEDDIFNAYKTLAQHCDSFYAFELGQMFAPFGKIYSLDLYKRLMGIGNCLGAKHSSLDRSLEWQRIELRDQTRPEFLVLTGNDLAIDMVMYGSDYLLGLSTFHPAAFAARDRMWAEGDERFYQLNDLLQYLGTFAFRDPVPAYKHSAAMFLKLRERIATNQTHPNSPTRPDSDIEILKLIVRDLDTYLETL
- a CDS encoding NADH:flavin oxidoreductase encodes the protein MSTPYPRIAGLKDYQAFTEHLKQSNIEMPGDEEVRSGSDSPLGKPLEVHGRTIGNRFCILPMEGWDGTRDGKPTELTRRRWRNFGLSGAKLIWGGEAVAVRNDGRANPNQLVINETNLSDIASLRQELVEAHEEAFETSDDLMVGIQLTHSGRFARPNDKKRLEPRTVQRNTALDRRAGVTDDSAILSDDELSQLIDDFIVAAVAAEKAGFAFVDVKHCHGYLGHELLAGVDRPGRYGGSLENRSRFLREIVEGIRGATQLEIGVRLSVFDYVPFCPGEDRTGVPDADAEPHKVFGSTPDGLGMDLTEPSKFIQLMHDLGIRMVCTTAGSPYYNPHIQRPAYFPPSDGYHPPEDPLAGVARQIAAVAQLKQDHPEMLFIGSGYTYLQDYLPNVGQAVVDRGMADSIGLGRMVLSYPDLPADVLRGSVWQRKKVCRTFSDCTTAPRQGIISGCYPLDPFYKKMDERKQLQEIKKALANPA
- a CDS encoding thioredoxin family protein, which codes for MRLILVTAAGCQPCELQKRSMPDDVRYETVDIARVNAKGHNIRMTPTLMVFVGGKLEHTSSGLLRGDRLQAFLDRSGVGESDDADLSDNLSPWSNPRRSYRDFERGPIRDRFAWWLLGKWLGFDGAGLMMILPWLLKARRSSQNRTHKEKSRWKVSNRQTVRRKRPKMKQ
- a CDS encoding AAA family ATPase is translated as MATATQIKALIDSYGSGDDARFRSVAMQIAASAAKKGQQRLADQLREMLETMPRQPVTSPTVGRARAVPISKPPESLEELVVASYPNTKLADMVLADRHRQMLETLVKEYRDRDALEAHGLTPRRRLLLVGPPGCGKTMTAAALAGQCKLPLIEVQLHSLMSRYLGETATRLFQIFEVMGKSPGVYLFDEFDAIGAVRDASGDVGEVRRVLNSFLQFLERYDGQGFVVAATNLLSLLDHALHRRFDAIMHYALPEPGDAQNLIKNRLSAFKLSIDDWEAIEKASSGLSHADIVASAEAAARQIVLSGGKCIRIDNLLDCLTERSAVRSPMTSTCDAARQPTVTPSSDS
- a CDS encoding S8 family peptidase, whose product is MPPANQPLRHLRILDSTLEQSFTAYGGGGGEYNVPGRERKTHAAKLRGQLKAASDEVTSRGAIDESGRCLITYQLTEDADDVLDSLDRSLSRIRIRSAHKDESGWRVVVSLPIKKFKIVDNVLSRYETKNNDSDDPDSRPKGEPLVARIDAIAATIQEDLWTDARPLPSPGEEIWWEVWLEELQVESTAQPTTLETFTQAAALAGFTIPTNLRATRFPERVVLLVRGAIEFWQSSPLLLLPVAELRAGKSIAADFDDLQPRESAEFAHELAEVLSPPSADSAAVSLLDTGIRSGHPLLKPFVDERCVGTIDPAWSAADSGEQHGTAMAGIAAYNDLTPVMLGQSPPPAPIVLESMRLVGPSDEDRTDLFGEMTAEAVDRLQSIEPSRKRAICITSTTGDPREGALPSSWSASLDQIAAGVRINADQTIDRNLGQQLLFVAGGNLRNEIADPTMNYPMVERPDFGIEDPGQSWNAITVGAVTDKVDCGPGFDKHVPIARPGQLSPTSRTSNTWIDQKQQQWPLKPDLVFEGGNWAKDDSGRACDLEGLGLLTTCLDPTSGRLVTVTRDTSPATAAVSGMAARFWNEYPDLWPETIRAVMVHTAEWDHGSKNQVPATTKTEFQTRLRHFGYGRPDLDRARYSLKNKLNLIYEGELQPFRMDASDKKAKANQMHLHRLPWPTRSLNQLGSVDIEMRVTLSYFIEPSPGRRGWGDSFRYASHGLRFDVKSPTVTTERLIAQYNSEEKDLKTGDFAGLSDRWVIGSQGRTRGSLHSDWWTGTAAELAASGEIIVYPTTGWWRERKHLGQVESKARYSLVVPLSAPSVTADLYSELVNEVTVAAL
- a CDS encoding NRDE family protein, whose product is MCLLAVQYRLVPESPILVAANREEYVDRPSQTPSIQSGKPRVLCGIDQKGGGTWLGVNQNGLFVGLTNRATVTPLFGQRSRGQLAMDLLRCTSSRRALEKAQTEFAKNRYEGCNIIIADAKAGYAIHADERQEVVEMHEGLNIIGARNLNDPDDARVQLARRLLTLQTLDSPVKFLAVASKVFARAPVGPGRPSMVVRKGDYATVSSSLIALGVKPRDAIYQFSNGAPDQNKYEDYSPMLRDILSRGLREARTKAKVS